The Candidatus Mycolicibacterium alkanivorans genome contains a region encoding:
- a CDS encoding DUF779 domain-containing protein: MTASTSQVDITPAADAVLRRLIDQHGPLMFHQSGGCCDGSAPMCYPRGEFRTGASDVLLGTVGEDTPFWMSADQYEYWKHTHLTVDVVPGRGGGFSLEAPEGVRFLIRSRLLTDEESAHIQVSAG; encoded by the coding sequence ATGACAGCGTCGACTTCGCAGGTTGACATCACGCCGGCCGCCGATGCGGTGCTGCGTCGGCTCATCGACCAGCACGGGCCGCTGATGTTCCACCAGTCGGGCGGCTGCTGCGACGGCAGCGCCCCGATGTGCTACCCGCGTGGCGAATTCCGCACCGGCGCGTCGGACGTTCTGCTCGGCACCGTGGGCGAAGACACGCCGTTTTGGATGAGCGCCGACCAGTACGAGTACTGGAAGCACACCCACCTCACGGTGGATGTGGTCCCCGGGCGCGGTGGCGGATTTTCGCTGGAAGCCCCAGAGGGTGTGCGCTTCCTCATCCGATCAAGGCTCTTGACCGACGAGGAATCCGCACACATCCAGGTCAGTGCTGGCTGA
- the exaC gene encoding acetaldehyde dehydrogenase ExaC has protein sequence MSYARPGSEGSVVDFAPRYENFIGGKWVPPVEGRYFDNPSPVDGQTFCEVPRSSAADIDLALDAAHAAADKWARTSATERANILNKIADRIEEHLEELAVAETWDNGKAVRETLAADLPLTVDHFRYFAGAARAQEGSIAEIDEDTVAYHFHEPLGVVGQIIPWNFPILMATWKLAPALAAGNCVVLKPAEQTPVSILKVIEVIADLLPPGVLNVVNGFGVEAGKPLASSPRVAKMAFTGETTTGRLIMQYASENIIPVTLELGGKSPNIFLPDVMAADDEFLDKAVEGFVMFALNQGEVCTCPSRALIHSSIYDDFIARCIERTKAIVSGSPLDKNTMIGAQASNDQYEKILSYVDIGRKEGAEVLAGGGPRKVAEHPDGFYIEPTIFKGTNDMRIFQEEIFGPVVSVTTFDSTDEALKLANDTLYGLGAGVWSRDGSTAYRLGRGIKAGRVWTNCYHAYPAHAAFGGYKKSGIGRENHKMMLDHYQQTKNLLVSYSPNKLGFF, from the coding sequence ATGAGCTACGCAAGACCCGGTTCCGAGGGAAGTGTCGTCGACTTCGCCCCGCGTTATGAGAATTTCATCGGCGGTAAGTGGGTCCCGCCGGTGGAAGGCCGCTATTTCGACAATCCGTCGCCAGTTGACGGCCAGACGTTCTGCGAGGTGCCGCGCTCGTCGGCGGCCGACATTGACCTGGCACTTGACGCCGCGCACGCCGCGGCCGACAAGTGGGCCCGGACCTCGGCGACCGAGCGGGCCAACATCTTGAACAAGATTGCAGACCGTATCGAGGAGCATCTCGAGGAGCTCGCCGTCGCCGAGACCTGGGACAACGGCAAGGCGGTGCGTGAAACGCTGGCCGCCGATCTGCCCTTGACCGTCGACCACTTCCGCTATTTCGCCGGCGCCGCTCGCGCCCAGGAAGGCAGCATCGCCGAAATCGACGAGGACACGGTCGCTTACCACTTCCATGAACCGTTGGGTGTGGTGGGTCAGATCATCCCGTGGAACTTCCCGATTCTGATGGCCACGTGGAAGCTCGCGCCGGCCCTGGCGGCGGGTAACTGTGTGGTGCTTAAGCCGGCCGAACAGACCCCGGTCTCGATCCTGAAGGTGATCGAGGTCATCGCTGATCTGCTCCCGCCCGGTGTGCTCAACGTGGTCAACGGGTTCGGGGTAGAGGCCGGCAAGCCGCTGGCGTCCAGCCCGCGGGTGGCCAAGATGGCGTTCACCGGTGAGACCACCACCGGCCGGCTGATCATGCAGTACGCCAGCGAGAACATCATTCCGGTCACGTTGGAGCTTGGCGGGAAAAGTCCCAATATCTTCCTTCCCGATGTGATGGCCGCCGACGACGAGTTCCTCGACAAGGCCGTCGAAGGGTTCGTGATGTTCGCTCTCAACCAGGGCGAGGTGTGCACCTGCCCGTCGCGGGCCCTAATTCACTCGTCGATCTACGACGACTTCATCGCCCGCTGCATCGAGCGCACGAAGGCGATTGTCAGCGGCAGCCCGCTGGACAAGAACACCATGATCGGCGCGCAGGCCAGCAACGACCAATACGAGAAGATCCTGTCCTACGTCGACATCGGCAGGAAAGAAGGCGCCGAGGTGCTTGCGGGCGGCGGCCCGCGCAAGGTGGCTGAGCATCCGGACGGCTTCTACATCGAGCCGACGATCTTCAAGGGCACCAACGACATGCGGATCTTCCAAGAAGAGATCTTCGGCCCGGTCGTGTCGGTGACCACGTTCGACTCCACCGACGAGGCGCTCAAACTGGCCAACGACACTCTCTACGGCCTGGGTGCCGGTGTGTGGTCGCGCGACGGCAGCACCGCCTACCGGCTGGGCCGCGGAATCAAGGCCGGACGTGTGTGGACCAACTGCTATCACGCCTACCCCGCACACGCTGCATTCGGCGGATACAAGAAATCCGGCATCGGCCGGGAAAACCACAAGATGATGCTCGACCATTACCAGCAAACCAAGAACCTGCTGGTCAGCTACTCACCCAACAAGCTCGGCTTCTTCTGA
- a CDS encoding lipase family protein — MLVVPNGIHVPTASADETKYLEFYSPPDPLPAGKPGDLIRSEPMRLVYEPSGQLGSWVATGTRIMYRTTNAKGEPVAATGVYLEPDNPWPGKGPRPLIAYAPGPYGIGEQCAPSRLMDQGIHFSQGFDLTFNYEETFLATMVARGFAIVVADGVGMGTHIPGGPEFANRLSAGTGLLDAARAAMQLPGTSLDPHGPVAFWGWLSGGQAAGSAAEQAATYAPELNIVGAALNTPLANISLLLPYSDGSLLVGAVGYVLNGIVDAYPETKDLLLSTLTPRGLHFVQWSSYICLVQSVADFGFRHLYFPDNTGYFNVEPATLFGNDPVKSLLAAQNLGSLKPTGPVYISANRFDAFNPYQASSDLARDWCAKGADVELWTNEEPPFANKVGINTLLPYFVDGERSMQWVTDRFNGVPTTPNCGGLPTA, encoded by the coding sequence ATGCTGGTCGTCCCGAACGGCATTCACGTGCCGACGGCGTCGGCCGACGAGACCAAGTACTTGGAGTTCTACTCGCCACCGGATCCGCTACCTGCGGGTAAGCCGGGCGATCTGATCCGCTCCGAGCCCATGAGGCTGGTGTACGAGCCCTCGGGTCAGCTCGGCAGCTGGGTGGCGACGGGTACGCGGATCATGTACCGCACCACCAACGCCAAGGGAGAACCGGTGGCAGCCACCGGGGTGTACCTGGAGCCGGACAACCCGTGGCCGGGCAAGGGCCCACGGCCCTTGATCGCCTACGCACCGGGGCCGTACGGGATCGGTGAGCAGTGCGCGCCGTCGCGACTGATGGATCAGGGCATCCACTTCTCCCAGGGCTTCGACTTGACCTTCAACTACGAGGAGACCTTCCTGGCCACGATGGTCGCGCGCGGCTTCGCCATCGTCGTCGCCGATGGCGTCGGGATGGGAACGCACATCCCGGGCGGCCCGGAGTTCGCGAACCGCCTCTCGGCTGGCACCGGACTCCTGGACGCAGCGCGTGCCGCCATGCAGCTGCCGGGGACGTCGCTGGATCCGCACGGGCCGGTGGCGTTCTGGGGCTGGCTGTCAGGTGGCCAGGCGGCCGGGTCGGCGGCGGAGCAGGCGGCCACCTACGCACCCGAGCTCAACATCGTGGGTGCCGCGTTGAACACTCCGCTGGCCAATATATCGCTGTTGCTGCCCTACAGTGACGGCAGCCTGCTGGTCGGGGCAGTGGGATATGTCCTCAACGGCATCGTTGACGCTTACCCGGAGACGAAGGACCTCCTGCTGAGCACCCTGACCCCTCGTGGTCTGCACTTCGTGCAGTGGTCGTCCTACATCTGTCTGGTGCAGTCGGTGGCCGACTTCGGATTCCGACATCTCTATTTTCCAGACAACACCGGGTATTTCAATGTCGAGCCAGCAACGCTGTTCGGCAACGACCCAGTCAAGAGTCTCCTGGCTGCCCAGAACCTCGGGTCGCTCAAACCCACCGGACCGGTGTATATCTCGGCCAACAGATTCGACGCTTTCAACCCCTATCAAGCATCGTCGGACCTAGCCAGAGACTGGTGTGCCAAGGGCGCCGACGTGGAGCTGTGGACCAACGAGGAGCCGCCGTTCGCGAACAAGGTGGGCATCAACACGTTGCTGCCTTATTTCGTCGACGGTGAGCGCTCCATGCAGTGGGTCACCGACCGGTTCAACGGAGTACCGACCACTCCGAATTGCGGTGGTCTTCCGACTGCTTAA
- a CDS encoding MATE family efflux transporter produces the protein MTQPGAEAASPRRIAALALPALGVLAAEPIYLLFDIAIVGRLGALSLAGLAIGGLILSVVSSQLTFLSYGTTARSARFYGAGDRAAAVGEGVQATWLALGLGVAIVAVVQLAAVPLVSVIAGSKSGGGIAAAAMPWVRIAVLGVPAILMSAAGNGWMRGVQDTMRPLRYVLVGFGASAVLCPPLVYGWLGLPRMELAGSAVANLVGQWLAAVLFCRALLVEQVPLRLDTSVLRAQVVMGRDLVLRTLAFQACFVSAGAVAARSGVAALAAHQVVLQLWNFLALVLDSLAIAAQSLVGAALGAGQTTHAKSVAWRVTVFSTIAAAVLAVAFAVGASVLPSLFTDDRSVLDAIGVPWWFMVAQLPIAGIVFALDGVLLGAGDAAFMRSATLISALVGFLPLIWLSLAFGWGLLGIWAGLSTFMVLRLVFVGWRAFSGRWLVTGTD, from the coding sequence TTGACCCAGCCGGGTGCTGAGGCCGCTTCGCCTCGGCGCATCGCGGCACTGGCACTGCCGGCCCTGGGGGTGCTGGCCGCCGAGCCGATCTATCTGCTCTTTGACATCGCGATCGTCGGCCGACTTGGTGCACTGAGCCTGGCCGGTCTGGCGATCGGCGGGCTCATCCTGTCGGTGGTCAGCTCGCAGCTGACCTTCCTGTCCTACGGCACCACCGCCCGCTCGGCACGCTTCTACGGCGCCGGAGATCGCGCGGCGGCCGTCGGCGAGGGTGTGCAGGCCACCTGGCTGGCGCTGGGCCTCGGGGTGGCGATCGTCGCGGTGGTGCAATTGGCCGCGGTGCCGCTGGTGTCGGTGATCGCCGGCTCGAAGTCCGGCGGTGGCATTGCGGCGGCCGCGATGCCATGGGTGCGCATCGCCGTTCTCGGTGTGCCGGCGATCCTGATGTCGGCGGCCGGCAACGGCTGGATGCGCGGGGTGCAGGACACCATGCGGCCGCTGCGCTATGTACTGGTCGGGTTCGGTGCATCGGCGGTGCTGTGCCCGCCGCTGGTGTACGGCTGGCTGGGGTTGCCGCGCATGGAGCTGGCCGGCTCAGCGGTGGCCAACCTGGTGGGGCAGTGGCTGGCGGCCGTGCTGTTTTGTCGCGCGCTCCTGGTGGAGCAGGTGCCGCTGCGGTTGGACACCTCGGTGCTGCGGGCGCAGGTGGTGATGGGCCGCGATCTGGTGTTGCGCACCCTGGCTTTTCAGGCTTGCTTCGTCTCGGCGGGCGCGGTGGCCGCCCGGTCCGGCGTCGCCGCGCTGGCCGCGCACCAGGTCGTGCTGCAGCTGTGGAATTTTCTTGCGCTGGTTCTGGATTCGCTGGCGATCGCCGCGCAGTCACTGGTCGGTGCTGCGCTGGGCGCGGGTCAGACCACGCACGCCAAGTCGGTGGCATGGCGGGTGACGGTGTTCTCGACGATCGCCGCGGCAGTTCTTGCGGTGGCGTTTGCCGTGGGTGCGTCGGTGTTGCCGTCGCTGTTCACCGACGACCGATCGGTGCTCGATGCCATCGGGGTGCCGTGGTGGTTCATGGTGGCGCAGCTGCCGATCGCCGGGATCGTCTTCGCCCTCGATGGCGTGCTGCTCGGGGCGGGGGATGCCGCGTTCATGCGCAGCGCGACGTTGATCAGCGCGTTGGTGGGCTTCCTGCCGCTGATCTGGTTGTCGCTGGCGTTCGGCTGGGGTCTGCTCGGCATCTGGGCCGGGCTGAGCACGTTCATGGTGCTGCGGCTGGTGTTCGTCGGCTGGCGCGCGTTCTCGGGCCGCTGGCTGGTGACCGGGACAGATTAG
- a CDS encoding DHH family phosphoesterase has product MTAIDSTTEITRLGRRVDAHGAAAALAEARSVSVICHVHPDADSVGAGLALALVLSRAGTDVEVSFATPSTLPESLRMLPGCHLLVGPGEMRRDADLVVTVDAPSVNRLGALAALVEPGREVLVIDHHKSNTLFGSVNFVDPKADSTTMLVAELLDARGKTIDRDVASCLYAGLTIDTGSFRWATPRALRLAARLVELGVDNAAISRELFDTHPFVWLPLLSRVLATAQLEPEAAGGGGLVYVAVNHQDWMTNRSEEIESIVDIVRTTREAEVAAVFKEIEPQHWSVSMRAKSYDLAKVATGFGGGGHTLAAGYSTAGSIEDVVAELAAALG; this is encoded by the coding sequence GTGACCGCGATCGACTCGACGACTGAGATCACCCGCCTCGGCAGGCGGGTGGACGCGCACGGCGCGGCCGCGGCGCTTGCCGAGGCGCGGTCGGTCAGTGTGATCTGCCATGTCCACCCCGACGCCGACAGCGTGGGTGCCGGTCTGGCGCTGGCGCTGGTGCTGTCCCGGGCCGGCACCGACGTCGAGGTGAGCTTCGCGACCCCGTCGACCCTGCCGGAGTCGCTGCGCATGCTGCCGGGCTGCCACTTGCTGGTCGGGCCGGGGGAGATGCGCCGTGACGCCGATCTGGTGGTGACGGTCGATGCCCCGAGCGTCAACCGGCTGGGGGCGCTGGCCGCGCTCGTCGAGCCGGGCCGCGAGGTGCTGGTGATCGACCACCACAAGTCCAACACCTTGTTCGGCAGTGTCAATTTCGTTGATCCCAAAGCAGATTCGACCACCATGCTGGTTGCCGAGCTGCTCGATGCCCGGGGTAAGACCATCGACCGCGACGTGGCGTCGTGCCTGTACGCCGGGCTGACCATCGACACCGGGTCCTTCCGGTGGGCCACCCCGCGGGCGCTGCGCCTGGCGGCCCGGCTGGTGGAACTCGGTGTCGACAACGCCGCGATCAGTCGTGAGCTGTTCGACACCCATCCGTTCGTCTGGCTGCCGCTGCTGTCGCGGGTGCTGGCCACCGCGCAGCTGGAGCCGGAGGCGGCCGGCGGGGGCGGCCTGGTCTACGTGGCGGTCAACCACCAGGACTGGATGACCAACCGCTCCGAAGAGATCGAGAGCATCGTCGACATCGTGCGGACCACGCGCGAGGCCGAGGTCGCCGCGGTGTTCAAGGAGATCGAGCCGCAGCACTGGTCGGTGTCGATGCGCGCCAAGAGCTACGATCTGGCCAAGGTCGCCACTGGTTTCGGCGGCGGAGGCCACACCCTGGCCGCGGGCTATTCGACCGCCGGGTCCATTGAGGACGTGGTGGCGGAGTTGGCCGCCGCCCTCGGCTGA
- the rbfA gene encoding 30S ribosome-binding factor RbfA translates to MADPGRAKRLSKRIATIVASAIEFEIKDPPLAFVTVTDTKVTGDLHDATVYYTVRGATLDAEPDYAGAAAALERAKGTLRSKVGAGTGVRFTPTLSFVLDKVPDTAQKMEELLARARAADADLARIRAGAVPAGDAQPYRVVGEEGTITGHDDQDAGDRDRLDD, encoded by the coding sequence GTGGCCGACCCCGGACGGGCGAAGCGACTCTCCAAACGCATCGCCACCATCGTCGCCTCGGCGATCGAGTTCGAAATCAAGGATCCGCCGCTGGCGTTCGTGACGGTCACCGACACCAAGGTCACCGGTGACCTTCACGACGCCACCGTCTACTACACGGTGCGCGGCGCCACCCTCGATGCAGAGCCGGACTATGCGGGTGCGGCCGCGGCGCTCGAACGCGCCAAAGGCACGCTGCGCAGCAAGGTCGGCGCGGGCACCGGTGTGCGGTTCACCCCGACCCTGTCGTTCGTTCTGGACAAGGTGCCCGACACCGCGCAGAAGATGGAGGAGCTGTTGGCTCGCGCCCGCGCGGCCGACGCGGACCTGGCCCGGATCCGAGCCGGGGCGGTTCCCGCGGGAGACGCGCAGCCCTACCGTGTGGTAGGAGAAGAGGGAACCATAACCGGGCACGACGACCAGGACGCCGGTGACCGCGATCGACTCGACGACTGA
- a CDS encoding YlxR family protein, which yields MVLSSAAVTVDYAVIQRETPAPDNRHRRTEGPVRTCIGCRKRELAVDLLRVVAVSNGNGEWAVTVDPAGNLPRRGAWLHPDDRCLQAAIRRRAFTRALRVTGSPDPTAVVEYLSSAPAHEGQVAKNMSTP from the coding sequence GTGGTTCTGAGCAGTGCTGCGGTGACGGTAGACTATGCCGTGATCCAGCGTGAGACTCCGGCTCCCGATAACCGGCATCGACGCACCGAAGGACCGGTGCGGACGTGCATAGGGTGCCGGAAGCGAGAGTTGGCCGTCGATCTGCTCCGAGTGGTGGCTGTGTCGAACGGGAACGGTGAATGGGCCGTGACCGTTGACCCAGCAGGTAACCTCCCTCGTCGGGGTGCGTGGTTGCACCCCGACGATCGGTGCCTCCAGGCAGCGATTCGGCGGCGAGCTTTCACTCGAGCGTTGCGCGTCACCGGTTCACCGGACCCAACCGCGGTGGTCGAGTACCTCTCGTCTGCCCCGGCCCATGAAGGACAGGTAGCGAAGAACATGAGCACACCGTGA
- the nusA gene encoding transcription termination factor NusA: MNIDMGALHAIEIDRGISVDELLDTIKSALLTAYRHTDGHQPDARIEIDRKSGAVQVIARETDDDGNVLSEWDDTPEGFGRVAATTARQVMLQRFRDAENERSYGEFSAREGDIVAGVIQRDVRANARGLVIVRMGSETKGAEGVIPAAEQVPGERYEHGDRLRCYVVGVSRGAREPVITLSRTHPNLVRKLFSLEVPEIADGSVEIVAVAREAGHRSKIAVRSRVSGLNAKGACIGPMGQRVRNVMSELSGEKIDIIDFDEDPARFVANALSPAKVISVSVIDAAARAARVVVPDFQLSLAIGKEGQNARLAARLTGWRIDIRSDAAAPEDGAHPGAARGAGQGQ; encoded by the coding sequence ATGAACATCGACATGGGCGCACTGCACGCCATCGAGATCGACCGCGGAATCTCGGTCGACGAACTGCTGGACACCATCAAGTCCGCGCTGCTGACCGCCTACCGGCACACCGACGGGCATCAGCCCGACGCGCGCATCGAGATCGACCGCAAGAGCGGCGCCGTGCAGGTGATCGCCCGGGAGACCGACGATGACGGGAACGTCCTCAGTGAGTGGGACGACACCCCCGAGGGGTTCGGCCGGGTCGCGGCCACCACCGCGCGTCAGGTGATGCTGCAGCGCTTCCGCGACGCCGAGAACGAGCGCAGCTACGGGGAGTTCTCCGCCCGCGAGGGCGACATCGTCGCCGGCGTGATCCAGCGCGACGTCCGCGCCAACGCCCGCGGTCTGGTCATCGTGCGGATGGGCAGCGAGACCAAGGGCGCCGAAGGCGTCATCCCGGCCGCCGAGCAGGTGCCCGGCGAACGCTACGAGCACGGTGACCGGCTGCGCTGCTATGTCGTCGGGGTCAGCCGCGGCGCTCGCGAGCCGGTGATCACCTTGTCGCGCACCCACCCCAACCTGGTCCGCAAGCTGTTCTCCCTGGAGGTCCCCGAGATCGCCGACGGTTCGGTGGAGATCGTCGCGGTGGCCCGCGAGGCCGGGCACCGATCCAAGATCGCCGTGCGTTCGCGGGTCTCCGGACTCAACGCCAAAGGCGCCTGCATCGGGCCCATGGGGCAGCGGGTGCGCAACGTGATGAGCGAGCTGTCCGGCGAGAAGATCGACATCATCGACTTCGACGAGGACCCGGCCCGGTTCGTCGCCAACGCGCTCTCGCCCGCCAAGGTGATCTCGGTGAGCGTCATCGACGCCGCGGCCCGCGCGGCCCGCGTCGTGGTGCCCGACTTCCAACTGTCGCTGGCCATCGGCAAGGAGGGCCAGAACGCCCGGCTGGCTGCGCGGCTGACCGGCTGGCGCATCGACATCCGCAGCGACGCCGCCGCACCCGAGGACGGGGCACATCCCGGCGCGGCACGCGGCGCGGGGCAGGGGCAGTAG
- the rimP gene encoding ribosome maturation factor RimP: MTGRSIGLPTPEQVIELLDGEFARAGYEIDHVTIDSRIRPPRITVIADGDTPLDLDTVAELSRAASAVLDALDTTEPYVLEVSSPGVDRPLTEEKHFRRAHGRLVDVELVDGSAVKGRLGAVTDGVADLVVRSRGDWSVRRLPLTDIRKAVVQVEFSPPNPRELELAGAGRTEAGA, translated from the coding sequence GTGACTGGCCGGTCAATCGGACTACCGACCCCCGAGCAGGTGATCGAGCTACTCGATGGCGAGTTCGCGCGCGCCGGATACGAAATCGACCACGTGACGATCGACTCCAGGATCCGGCCGCCGCGCATCACCGTGATCGCCGACGGCGACACCCCGCTGGATCTCGACACCGTGGCCGAACTGTCCCGGGCGGCCTCGGCCGTTCTGGACGCCCTGGACACCACCGAGCCCTACGTCCTGGAGGTCAGCTCGCCGGGTGTGGACCGGCCGTTGACCGAAGAGAAGCATTTCCGCCGGGCCCACGGCCGTCTGGTCGACGTCGAGCTCGTCGATGGCAGCGCGGTGAAGGGCCGGCTCGGTGCGGTGACCGACGGCGTCGCCGATCTGGTGGTGCGGAGCCGCGGCGACTGGTCGGTGCGTCGACTTCCGCTGACAGACATTCGCAAAGCCGTTGTCCAGGTGGAGTTTTCGCCGCCGAACCCGCGGGAGCTGGAGCTGGCCGGGGCCGGCCGAACGGAGGCCGGAGCATGA
- a CDS encoding ferritin-like domain-containing protein: MTSPTPTPSTTPDPDRPSQADKAALFDAVTTEHAAIYGYGIVSAHSSPDENELVSQALAQHRERREAAIKMLTGHSAKAPLPAVGYRLPFPVANAVDAAKLAVRMENDCAVAWRAALEQASSQPDREFGVSALTESAVLAARWNQVLGRWPVTVAFPGGSE; encoded by the coding sequence GTGACCTCGCCGACGCCGACCCCGTCCACCACGCCGGATCCGGATCGCCCGTCGCAGGCCGACAAGGCGGCCCTGTTCGACGCCGTGACCACCGAGCACGCAGCGATCTACGGATACGGCATCGTCTCGGCGCACAGCTCACCCGACGAGAACGAGCTGGTGTCCCAGGCGCTGGCACAGCACCGCGAGCGCCGTGAGGCGGCCATCAAGATGCTGACCGGCCACTCGGCCAAAGCGCCGCTGCCGGCCGTCGGCTACCGGTTGCCGTTCCCGGTCGCGAATGCCGTCGACGCCGCGAAGCTGGCGGTCCGCATGGAAAACGACTGCGCGGTGGCGTGGCGCGCGGCGCTCGAACAGGCGAGCTCGCAGCCGGACCGCGAATTCGGTGTCAGCGCGCTGACCGAGTCAGCGGTGCTGGCCGCGCGCTGGAATCAGGTGCTCGGCCGGTGGCCCGTGACGGTGGCTTTCCCCGGCGGCAGCGAATAG
- a CDS encoding proline--tRNA ligase: MITRMSALFLRTLRDDPADAEVPSHKLLIRAGYVRPIAPGLYSWLPLGLRVLHKIEKIVREEMLAIGGQEILFPALLPKAPYETTNRWTEYGDGVFRLKDRRDNDYMLGPTHEEFFTLTVKGEYSSYKDFPLLLFQIQTKYRDEARPRAGILRGREFVMKDSYSFDIDEAGLKNAYHAHREAYQRMFDRMAIRYVIVSAVSGAMGGSASEEFLAESEVGEDTFVRCLQSGYAANVEAVTTEVPDARPFDGLPEPTVHDTGDTPTIATLVDWANSAGLGREITAADTLKNVLLKVRQPGGEWELLAIGLPGDREVDDKRLGAALEPADYAMLDDADFAKYPFLKKGYIGPKGLLANGVRFLIDPRVVDGTSWITGADETGKHVVGLVAGRDFVADGTIEAAEVRDGDPSPDGAGPLVSARGIEIGHIFQLGRKYTDAFSADVLGEDGKPVRLTMGSYGVGVSRLVAVIAEQHHDGLGLRWPSSVSPFDVHVVIANKDPEARTGAEELAADLDRLGLEVLLDDRTASPGVKFKDAELLGVPWIVVVGRGWAEGIVELRNRFSHDSREVAAATAVAEIASAVTEPQP; encoded by the coding sequence GTGATCACCCGCATGTCCGCGCTGTTCTTGCGCACGTTGCGCGACGACCCGGCCGACGCCGAAGTGCCCAGCCACAAACTGCTGATCCGGGCGGGCTACGTCCGCCCGATCGCTCCGGGCCTGTACAGCTGGCTGCCACTGGGTCTGCGGGTACTGCACAAGATCGAGAAGATCGTCCGCGAAGAGATGCTCGCCATCGGCGGTCAGGAGATCCTGTTCCCGGCGCTGCTGCCCAAGGCGCCGTACGAGACCACCAACCGTTGGACCGAGTACGGCGACGGGGTGTTCCGGCTCAAGGACCGCCGCGACAACGACTACATGCTCGGCCCGACGCACGAGGAGTTCTTCACCCTGACGGTGAAGGGGGAGTACTCCTCCTACAAGGACTTTCCGCTGCTGCTGTTCCAAATCCAGACCAAGTACCGCGATGAGGCCCGGCCCCGGGCCGGCATCCTGCGCGGGCGGGAGTTCGTGATGAAGGACTCCTATTCCTTCGACATCGACGAGGCCGGGCTGAAGAACGCCTACCACGCACACCGTGAGGCCTATCAGCGGATGTTCGACCGGATGGCGATCCGCTACGTGATCGTCTCGGCGGTATCCGGCGCCATGGGCGGCAGCGCGTCGGAGGAGTTCCTGGCCGAAAGTGAGGTCGGGGAGGACACTTTCGTGCGCTGCCTGCAGTCGGGCTACGCGGCCAACGTCGAGGCGGTGACCACCGAGGTGCCTGATGCGCGGCCGTTCGACGGGCTGCCGGAGCCGACCGTGCACGACACCGGCGACACCCCGACGATCGCCACCCTGGTCGACTGGGCGAACTCCGCCGGACTGGGTCGCGAGATCACCGCGGCCGACACGTTGAAGAACGTGCTGCTGAAGGTCCGCCAGCCGGGCGGTGAGTGGGAGCTGCTGGCGATCGGCCTGCCCGGTGACCGCGAAGTCGACGACAAGCGGTTGGGGGCGGCGCTCGAGCCGGCCGATTACGCGATGCTCGACGACGCCGACTTCGCGAAGTACCCGTTCCTGAAGAAGGGCTACATCGGACCAAAAGGATTGCTGGCCAACGGGGTTCGCTTTCTCATCGACCCGCGGGTGGTGGACGGCACGTCGTGGATCACCGGCGCCGACGAGACCGGCAAGCATGTGGTCGGGCTGGTGGCCGGACGTGACTTCGTCGCCGACGGGACCATCGAGGCCGCCGAGGTGCGCGACGGCGACCCGTCACCCGACGGCGCGGGCCCGCTGGTGTCGGCGCGCGGCATCGAGATCGGCCACATCTTCCAGCTGGGCCGCAAGTACACCGACGCGTTCTCCGCCGACGTCCTCGGTGAGGACGGCAAGCCGGTGCGGCTGACCATGGGCTCCTACGGCGTGGGCGTGTCCCGGCTGGTCGCAGTGATCGCCGAACAGCACCACGACGGGCTCGGGCTGCGCTGGCCGTCGTCGGTGTCGCCGTTCGATGTGCACGTGGTGATCGCCAACAAGGACCCCGAGGCCCGCACCGGCGCCGAGGAGCTGGCCGCCGATCTCGATCGCCTCGGGCTGGAGGTGCTGCTCGACGACCGCACCGCCTCGCCGGGAGTGAAGTTCAAGGACGCCGAACTACTCGGCGTGCCGTGGATCGTGGTGGTCGGGCGCGGATGGGCCGAGGGCATCGTCGAACTGCGCAACCGGTTCAGCCACGACAGCCGCGAGGTGGCCGCCGCCACGGCGGTGGCCGAGATCGCCTCGGCGGTCACCGAGCCGCAGCCCTGA